A region of the Peredibacter starrii genome:
GAGAGGCGATCTTACGAGAGCGATCACGAAGATATTTGAGATGCACAAAACTCATGAGAGTGGATTTAGGACGAAGGGTGCCAAGTTTTTCTTCTAAGATCTGATCATAACGTCGACCCAGGATTTCCTGATGGTCGCGAGAGATGGAAGGCAGAAGAACTAAGTCTGCATCAAAAACATTCACTGCATCGAGCCTGCCTCCAAGTCCCACTTCAAGCAGTAAGTACTCAGGAGGATTTTCCGCCGCCCAGGTGCAGAAAACGTAAAACAGAAATTCATAGAATGAAAGTTCGTACTTTTCTCTCAGAACTGTCTCATGACAGCGATCAATCAAAGCTTGGAGATGATCAACGTCGATTTCCCCCTTCTCACTTCGAAATCGCTCAGTAATGCGCTCAATATGGGGAGAGGTCCAGGTAAAATGAGAGTGATCTTTTAAAAGATTCGACAAACGAAGAGTCGTCTCTCCCTTACCGTTAGTTCCGGCAATGATTACAATCTTGGTATTTTGAAATTTTGGGAGAATCGGAGCGAGTGCCCGTTTGATTCGATCTAAACCAGGTCGCATTTGCTCCTGTCCATAAGTAGACAGGAGCCAATGAACGATATCTTGCATAGAAATTACGGAGTAAACATCTTCACAAAAAAGCTCAGTTCCTTTTTCAGGTCTTTTCTGTGAATGATACGATCGATGAAACCGTGATCGCGTAGGAACTCAGAACGCTGGAAGCCCTCTGGAAGTGTCTGACGGATTGATTGTTCGATGACGCGTGGACCGGCAAAACCGATGAGCGCTTTTGGTTCAGCAATGTTGATGTCCCCAAGCATAGAGAAACTTGCGGCCACACCACCAGTCGTAGGATCTGTCAGCATTGAAATATAAGGAATGCCTGCAGACTTAAGACGAGCACGTGATGCTGATGTCTTCGCCATCTGCATAAGAGAGAGAATCCCTTCCTGCATACGAGCACCACCAGAACATGAAACCACGATTACTGGAATTTTCTTCTCAAAACCAATGTCCATAGCAAGGGCCACTTTCTCGCCTGTTACTACACCCATTGAACCACCCATGAAACGGAAGTCCATTACTGCTAGAGCAACTGGCCTTCCATCGATAGTGGCCGTACCACATACAGTTGTGTCTTTAAGACCAGTTGTCTTGATCGCGGCCTGAAGGCGTTGAACGTAAGGCATCTTGTCCTGGAACTGAAGTGGGTTGTTAGAAATTAGGTCCGGAGAAATTTCTTCGAAGCTATTTTCATCAGTCATAACGGCAATACGCTCGTATGCTGAAATACGGTAGTGATAATCACACAGAGGACAAACGTTCAGGTTCTCTTCAAGTTTATCTGTCTGGAGAATCTCTCCACATTGGTTACATTTTTTCCAAAGACCTACCGGAGTATTTGAGGCGATCTTTTTAACGTTCTTCAATTTTGGGTTTTTGACCTGATGAAACCAGCCCATGTATCCCTTCCTTTCAAAATTTTAAGAAACCCAATATTAGAATGGGACGAACCCCTTTGAGAAGGAAAATGCCAGCATCTGTTGGCGTAAAATCAAGAAAATAGACGGATTTTAGGCCCAGAGACCCATCTAAGTGACTAAAATTGTGCACTTCCCCAAAGAGTGGCCCTAGAAATGAGGCACTCAAGTAAATCCTCAGCTATTCTATTAAGAGAATCCGAGAAATTCCGAAAAGCTAAGCAAGGTAGGATTATGTCTAAAATCCATTTCTTAGTACTTACGATTGTTCTGGTATGTTTTGGAGCACACGCGCGGTCTCCGATCATGTCGCACGATCGCTTTGTCTACCTTACCGACTCGGAACAAGAACAAGTCATCATCAAAACCATGGAATTCGTGGTTGAGCTCGAAGAAAGCTATCAATATGAAGTGGCGACCTATGGCTACAATGAAAATCGCTATCGTCTTTATACAAGCATGATGAGGAAAGTGGTTTCATTCTTAATGAATGAGGCCCACGCGGATACGACTAACCTTCTTCAGACTCAAGGTAAAGGTGTCACTCTCGCTGATGCTCTTCCTAAACCAAAAGACACAACTCCACTGGTTTTAAAACAGCCGGCCAAAGTTGAACAAAAAGTTCCGGCCTCTCTGGCAAGGCCCAAAAAAAGTTGGGAACAACTGGCCGATGAGTTTTATAAGAACGTTACGACCAAATCGAGCAGCAAATGTATTTATGCCGGTTGGGTCTCTGAGATGCAGGGTAAACCAGCTCTGTGTGTTCACCCAAGTTTCATCAATCCAAAAAGTCCGGGCTCAGTTCCTGAGAGCATGACCTATGCTCAGCAGGATGGTTGTACCGGAAGAAATCAGATTACCTGTAACCCGGTCATCTTCGGTTATAAGAGTGAGAGCGAAAAATCTCTGTTCTGTGTCCCGGCCGGGATTCCGGAATCTCACAACTCTGCTCTTAATTGTATGAAAGCGGCCCTTTCAGATACGGCCGAAGCAAAAACTGACTCTAAAGAAAAACGTCTCCAGCATTTAAGAGAACGTCTGGTGGCAAAACCCGATGCTTTCGCCAATGTTCAGAAGTTCATCTATCAATATTGTATCTGCGAAACTTCACCGGATGGGACGAACAAAGAGTATCACGATCGCATCAGACCACACCGTACTTGTTTCGGTATGATTGAGATGGTGGCCGAGACCAGTATTTGTGAAGAACCAAAAATTGATATTGATACGACAATCTTTAAAAAACTTCGTGATGCCGCGACTTCCGGGAAAATCAGCAAATCTTCCGGTGGTGGTGCTATCGATGCTTTCTATAAGAAGTTTCTAAAAGACGTAAAGACCTCGGCTCCTTCTGAGTATCAGGCCCTGTGTCCAAACGATACCATGCCGACCAAGCCAGAAGAGAAGAAACCTGAAATTGTCGCTGAACCGAAATCAAAATATACCTGTGTGAATGTTCTTTGTATGATTCCTCCTGTTGAACAAGGAGAAAAGAAAGAAGAGAAGCCAGGTGAACCTAAATTTGGTTGTATCTACAATTTCAGCAATGGTGAAGAGGTCGCTTATCCGGATGAAGTGCCAAATCTCTCGCCTGAAAATAAAGACGTGAAAGAAATCAAAGTTAAAGTGGGCTTTGATAAAAAACCACCTCAGGAACTTACATGTCCAGTGACATTCGAAGAATCTCCTGTTGTGGCCGACCCTGCTCCTTCAAAGAAACCAGGTATCAAACTGGAACTGAAAGAGAAATCTGGTAAGTCTCAAAACGTGCATGCTACGACAACAGATCGCGGAAGCGAAAAAATTGTGTGGAAGCGTATTGGTTTTAATGGTGAAAAGAAAACCACTAAAACAGAAGAGAAAAAGTCAGAGCTGAAGATTGCCGGTCTGGATGAAGAAGAAAAGAAACCAGAAGAAAAGAAACCGGAAGAGAAAAAGCCAGAAGACAAAGGAACTGAGATTCTTTCTGAGAACGAAAACAAAGAAGATGTTTCAGTGCCTATTATCACTTCAGAATATAAAGTCTGCGCAGACCTGGTTGGAGATGACGGTAATTCCGTTGGATCTGATTGTGTAACGATCCCTAAAGGCGACGAAGTGAAAGCTCCACCTATTGCTCAGCCAATCAACCGTGGGGCCGCAAGTCAGCAGCCACAAATGCCAAGCCGTATGGGTAACGACACATCGGCAATGGGTATCAAGTAAGATTAAAAGTTAAAAACAGAACCGTCTTGATCGAGAACGTGGATTCTCTTCTCCCCTAATTTTTCCATCTGGAGAAGAATTTCTTTCTGATAATTTGGCTTTAGATGTGTGAGCATCACCGGAACATTGGCCGGCATCTTTTTTAATTCATCACGAAGAGTTTGCGGCGTTAAATGGTTTGAGACATCTGCCACCTTCTGAAGCTCGTCCGGAAAACTCACCTCAGTGAAAATCGCCTTGAGATTTTTTAGACCCTTTGCCACTTCCCAGATCCTTTCAGTGGGACCTGTATCAAGCGTGAAAAGAACAGCGCTATCGCCCTTCTCAATAATGAACCCCATAGCATCGTAATCGTGATTCACTTTAACTGGAGTGACCGAGTATTCGCCTAACTTGAAAGTCGTCTCACTCTCCACGGTATTAATCCGCATGGTCGGTTTTTCAGCGTTCGGGAGTTTGGTAAAATCGGGCCAGATGATATCGTTTAAAAGATGCTTTTTTATGATGTCTTTTACAGTTGCATGAGTGAAGACTTCAAAGGGTCTGGGTTTTAACCCAAAACAATTATCGCAAATAAAGGCCAGATCTTTGGTGTGGTCCAGGTGACAGTGAGAAATCAGGATATGCTCAATACGACATTGCTCTTCCACACTTAGCATAGAAGCGACAGCACCAGCATCGATCAATAATGTGTCGTCGATCAGGTAAGAGGTAGTCGCAAAACCTTTTGCGAGTCCTCCATGACCGCCAAGAACCTGGATTTTCATACTTCTATTGTAAAAGGAATAAAAATATTACTCAACTAGTCTTAGTCCTGCCGTTTTCCTCGAGAGATTTCCGAGTAAATATCCTTAGTTGGACGATCAAGAATTAAACCCAGTAATTTTGCGGTTTGTTTAGGAGTGGCCCCTGTTGCCACAATTTCTTGGGCAAGGTCACGAATCTCACTCGAGAAGGCCGCACTTTCTTCTTTCTTATGGAATAAAAAAATGAACTCCCCTTTGAAATTCACTTCTTTCTTACGCTCTTTCCATTCGCCGGCCTTGAGCTTAATCACCTGCTCAAACTTCTTTGAAAGCTCACGAACCACGGCCAGCTCTGCTTCAGGCAAAATCTCCGAGAGTTCATCCAAGGTCTCTTCCACACGAGTGGGGGCCTCAAAAAAGATATGAGTGCCGTAACCCGCGTTCTGGAAAATCTTGGCGCGTTTCCCACTTTCTCGAGGAAGAAATCCATGAAATTGAAATGGAATGGGTGGCAGGCCTGAAAGCTCGAGGGCCATAATTGGAGATGATACTCCGGAATAAGATTCAACTTTAATCCCCTGCTCGTAGGCCGCAATAACTAGTGGATATGCAGGATCTGAAACAATCGGACTACCTGCTTCTGAGGCCACATAAAGATCATCATGACGGGCCATCTCGATTAATTTTCCGATCTGAGTTCCCTCAGACTGATCATGAAGAGAAACAATTCTTTTGCCCTGAAGACTGACTCCGATGTGATTTAAAAGGTCCTTGAATACCCGAGTGTCTTCCACGGCAAATTGCACTCCGGTCTTCAATGCCTCAGAAACTCGAGGGGTCATGTCCCCAAGATTCCCAATAGGCGTGTTTAAGAGAATGATTTTTCCCACTCTAAACCCCTTTTAAGTCTCGTGTTAAAATCTTACAGGTACGGGCATGACACCAAAGGAGATGACCCCATGAGTATGAAGGCCAATGTTCTTCGAGACGCCAGTGGAAATATTATCGTTCATATGCAGGGGGATTTGAACTACGATCATAGCCTACCTCTCCGAAATGAACTTCAAACTATCGCCAACGATAACCCAAACGCTAAAATTACTATCGACCTGGGCGCCATCGATTTCGTGGGCTCATCAGGTATTTGTCATTTTGTTGAGACAGTAAAATTCTTGAAAGAAAACCGCAAGGCAAACGTTAATCTTTCGAACGTAAAGCCGGAATTTCTTAAAATCTTCCGCCTCTACTCGATCAACGAAGCTGATTATGTTGCTGAGCTTATGAACTTTGATAACGACGATACGGAGAATTTAAATACCCGTTTCGGTAACCGTAATCAAACTTTCGAAAACTAGAAATTATATTGTAATAAGTTAAGTGTAATAGGAGGGATGTTCCCTCCTTTTTTTTGTGCAAATTTCTGCTGCATCGTCTGGAAACGATCAAAGAAACCACCACGACCATCGTCCTCATCAGTATTGCTACCGCCTTCAGAGTTTTGATAATCGTCACCGTAGATATCGCTTGAATCGCGGTAAGGAGAAGAATTGTCATCGTAAGAACCGTAACGCTTCTGATGATGAGAGACCAGAATGTAGGTACCAAAAAGAATACCGGCATAAAGACCCAGAGAGGCACCCTGAGCAATTGAGCGAGAAGAGTTTCCAAAGGCCATAGAAGCGGCACCTAATAAGGCACCTGCACCAGCACCGTAACCAGCAATGGTAAGGAAAGCTTTGGCCTTAACCGGGATTTCGGCGCGAGCTTGTTGAGCTCCTACCAGGCTTGAGGACATAAGAACGACTAAAAATACGGCCAAGAATTTTCTCATAGAAATAGATTAATTAACTTCCTGACTTTTTGCAAAAGATACAAACCTGACTATTCGACTACGAATTCTTTCACTTTGCCGAAGCTCTTGCGATGAATGAGACAAGGGCCGTGCTCTTCAATCGCTTTACGGTGAAAAGGCGTAGGATATCCAAAATTAGAATCAAAACCATATTGCGGATACAACAGATGCATCTCACGCATAAAAGCATCTCGCTTCTCTTTTGCGATAATCGAAGCAAGACCTATCAGTGGAGATTTTGCGTCCCCTTTCACAATCGGGATTTCTCTCCAGGGATGTGGTTCTCCTGACCAGCGAAGTTTTGATTGGCCATCGATTAAAACAGTCGTGCGGCTTTTATCCTCACTTGCTAGAAATTCGGCCGCTTCTTTCATTCCACGCATGGAAGCTTGAAATATATTTTCGTTATCAATGATCACATGATCCATTTCCCATGTGACGTATTGAACCTCTAGCCCCTTCCAGACAAATGATCGCTTCTCCCGGTAATTTAAAACCGGGGCCTTGAATTTCTGCAGAAGCTCTTCACGATGCTCATGAGTGAGCATTTTAGAATCTTTAACTCCATTGCGCCTAAGAGAGCGAACAAGAAGTCCCAGTTCTTCTGCTGAATGAATCATCACTCTCACCGCTCCGATTACCACAGGCCCACTCAAGGGAGAGCGACCAACTTCGTCGAGAGCGATAATTTCCTGAGGAAAATCTGAGAGGAGTTTAAGTTCAATCATGAACTCATTTATAACTCAGATTCGGATCTCACGAGAGAAATAAGTTTTGTCCTCACTCCGAATATTCCGGCGAGAAAATTCTGAGCAGAGTGAATGCGTTTTTTTTGAAATCTTTCCATCATCTCTTGCCCCATCTCAGAACTTTTCACCTCACCGACTTCTACCGTCCATCCCTCTCGGTCTTTTTTCATGCGGGCGAGATCCAGCTGTCCGAGATTTCTTAGCCTGAGTAATTGAGGAGAAACTAAAAGCGGCACGCCTTCAGCGTGAAAAGTAAGCGAGAAATTATTTTCAAGTTGTGACGAATTCTTTAACGCCTTTGAAGGTCTTGCGATGGATTTCACAGGGCCCGTGAACTTCAAGTGCCTCACGGTGGGCCTTGGTTGGGTAACCGGCGTTTGAAGCGAATCCGTATTGTGGGTAAAGCTCATGCATCTCTTTCATATAAGCATCGCGCTTTTCTTTGGCGATGATGGAGGCCAGACCAATCAAGAGAGACTTCGAGTCTCCTTGCACGATTGGAATTTCTTTCCAGGGAGATGATTCTGTACCCCAACGAAGCTTCATGTTCCCGTCGATTAAAACGGTGGTTAGATTTTTTTCCGTTTCTGAAAGAAACTCAGATGCTTCTTTCATTCCACGAAGACTTGCGGCCAGAATATTTTCTTTATCAATGGTGTTGTGACACATTTCCCAGGTGACATAACTCACATCCACGCCTTTAAGATTCAGCACATTCTTTTTTCTGAATGAAAGATCATGGGCGCCAAGCTTCGTTAAAATCTTCAATCGATTTTCGGCCGTGAGCTTTTTTGAATCCGTCACACCTTTAGGTTTTAAAAATTTCAGAAGAGCTTTAAGTGCATCGGCGTTTTCAACGTAGAGACGAACTGCTCCAACAACCACCGGTCCGCTTAAAGGACCACGGCCCACTTCATCAGTGGCGATAATTTCCTGAGGGAAAGTTGGAATGAGTTTCAGTTCGATCATGGGAGACGGAGTTATACGACAGAGATCGTCACTTCGTCAGAAGAAATTCCATGACGCGTTTCGCGTTAAAAAGTATAACCGATGTTGAGTCCTACAAAAGTGAACGCCGGAAAGTTCTTAAAGATTTTTTCCACACGTTTAATGTCATCACTGTTCTCTGCATCGAGTCTCTTCAAAACTCTTTGTTTAGTTGAAGTCGCTAGCGGCATATTGAAACGAAGCCAGTCTACGCCGAGAGAAATCCCGTTATCAAAAATCCAACGGTTCCCTACCCCGAAACTCGCTCCGTAAATGTCCATGATGAAAGATTGGTTGATTCTATTTCCAAAAGTGTCGGCAAATTTATCACCCACAAAAATCTCGAGCTTTGAAACGTAGGCACCAAAGTTAAAATAAAAACTGTTCCCTACAAAGTATTTCCCCAAGAGTGAATAACGATCTTCTTCTACTCGACCAAGATCAATTCCTGCAATATCCATGCTGAACTTTGAACTCGCGTATTCAAGTTCAAGGCCCCAGTGTTCAGTAAAGTTTTGAGTATATGAAAGTGTCTTCTTCGCCGGCACCCAAGTATTCAGTACCTGGTAACCCAACATCACTGTTCCGAAGGAATCCCTACGATTGGTCGCTGTCGTGCGCTTTTCTTTCGGCTCTAAATTTTTTGGATCTGCGATCGGCTCTTCCATCTCCTGAGCTTCAAGGGCCGTATCTTCAATCGGAGAACCCGCAAGTGTCTGTGATTCAGTGGAAGGAACAAAGAAGGATTCAGTGGTGTAAGGTTCCCTGGGGGCGAGAACTTGGGAGTGGGCCTGTATTGAGAACATCACTGCAAGAATGAGGATGATTTTCATTCATGAGTTGTATCTTCAGGCAAAAAAAAAGGCCCCTAAAAAGGGGCCTAAGTTTTCACGTTTGTGATTAACGAGAGTAATCAATTGCAACGCGAGCAGCTTTACCAGTTCTTGTACGAAGGTAGTTGTGCTTAGCGCGACGAGACTTACCTTTAGATACAATCGTGATGCTCTCTACTGCTGGAGAGTGGAACGGGAATACACGCTCAACACCAACGCCGTCAGAAATCTTACGAACGCGGAAGTGACCGTTCATTTGGCCCGGGTGTTTCATAGCAATACAAGTACCTTGGAATGCCTGAACACGAGTTTTTTCACCCTCTTTGATTCTTACGCCAACTTCAATAGTGTCACCAGTTTTGAACTCAGCGAACTTTGAAGCATTTGGGTTAGCGTACTTCTTCTCAACAACATCAATCAAATTCATAACGTCTCCACAACGTATCCGTCCATTCAGCTAACTATGTGCTCAGAGGGACGGGAAGGAACTCTTGCGAGTTCAATTATTATATGGAACCAGAGGCTCTAGCTAGACGATCCAAATAGATCGCTACAGCTGACCGAACAGACAAATGATTATATCCGTCATTTGCTATGCCAAAAATAGGCTCTAGCCGAAAATCGGCCTGTTCAACAACCGGAGCAGTTAATCCCCATCCTGTACCAAATAACAAGAACATAGGGTTACCGTCAAGGGCCAACTTGTGCAGTAGCTCTTTTTCCTGCCCTTCGTATTTATCAAAGTTCGCACCGGTAACTACAACGCATGGCTTCTTTCCTTCAATCCGGGTGATTTCTTCGATAGCAAGTTCTATAGAATCAATAACCTCGGCCTCAGAAAGGGCGTTTTTGCGATCAGGGTTGTAAATAAGTCCACTATCCGCTTCCCAGAAACCTAAAATCTTTTTCACCATCGATTGCTGGTTCTTGATTGGGGTAATCAAAAAATATCGTTTAAACCCAAACGTACGAGCAGAACGAGCGATATCGTGAATATCAAGATTTGTGACTGACGTAGTGATCTCTTTTCCCTCTTTCGAGCGAATAGGACCGTGAACTAAGCCAATATAACAAGGAACTGGTAGGGCCATATACATCCATTTTTTTTGAGAGCTTCGGTTTTGGCCCTAAACTCTCAGAATGTCTAGGAGAAATCGCTCTCTTTACGCTTTCCATTAACTGCCAAATCAGCTAAAAGGAGTTACCGAAAAACAAACCCCTGCAAGGTTTAAAATCATTATGGAAAACAACGCCCTAAACTTCCGCTCGAACGAGCTTTTTTTGATCGCCGGCCCGTGTGCCGTTGAATCAGAAAATCAACTAAGAACTATTCTCATGAACGAGAACCGTCCGCGTTTAATTCGCGGTGGTATTCATAAAATGCGCACCAACGCCAAGTCATTCCAAGGCATGGGCGATGAAGGCATGGAAATCGTAAAAAAAATGAAGCAAGAAATTCCTTTCGACTTCATCACAGAAGTGACTGATGCTCGTCAGATTGAAGCTCTTCTTCCTATCACTAGTGTGTTCCAAGTGGGCGCGCGTAATATGTATAACTACGAACTTCTAAAAGAACTTTCGCGTTATGGACGTCCGGTTATTTTGAAGCGTGCTTTCTCAGCGACTATTTCAGAGTGGCTTGGAGCGGCCGAATACCTTTTCAACCTGGGTGAAAAGAACATCATTCTTTGTGAGCGCGGTGTTCGCTCTTTCGATAACAAACTAAGAAACCTTCTGGATCTTGGTTCTGTGATCTACTTAAAGAAAAATACTCCCTTCAAAATTATCGTGGACCCTTCTCACTCAATGGGACTAACTCCATACGTTGCTGACGCTGCTTACGCGGCGGTTGCTGCAGGAGCTGATGGTCTTATCGTAGAAGTTCATCCTGAGCCGGCGGTTGCCCTATCAGATGGTCAACAGGCCCTGAATATCCCTCAGTTTGATGAAATGGTTCAGAAGCTTCATAAACTTGCTCCGATTTTTGGCAAAGAATTAAGGATGTAATCCATGGCAAAGGCCGAATTTGTAAACAAGATGTTCAATGACATCGCTCCTAAGTACGACCTATTGAAT
Encoded here:
- the accD gene encoding acetyl-CoA carboxylase, carboxyltransferase subunit beta: MGWFHQVKNPKLKNVKKIASNTPVGLWKKCNQCGEILQTDKLEENLNVCPLCDYHYRISAYERIAVMTDENSFEEISPDLISNNPLQFQDKMPYVQRLQAAIKTTGLKDTTVCGTATIDGRPVALAVMDFRFMGGSMGVVTGEKVALAMDIGFEKKIPVIVVSCSGGARMQEGILSLMQMAKTSASRARLKSAGIPYISMLTDPTTGGVAASFSMLGDINIAEPKALIGFAGPRVIEQSIRQTLPEGFQRSEFLRDHGFIDRIIHRKDLKKELSFFVKMFTP
- the rplS gene encoding 50S ribosomal protein L19, with the protein product MNLIDVVEKKYANPNASKFAEFKTGDTIEVGVRIKEGEKTRVQAFQGTCIAMKHPGQMNGHFRVRKISDGVGVERVFPFHSPAVESITIVSKGKSRRAKHNYLRTRTGKAARVAIDYSR
- a CDS encoding RNA methyltransferase, which gives rise to MALPVPCYIGLVHGPIRSKEGKEITTSVTNLDIHDIARSARTFGFKRYFLITPIKNQQSMVKKILGFWEADSGLIYNPDRKNALSEAEVIDSIELAIEEITRIEGKKPCVVVTGANFDKYEGQEKELLHKLALDGNPMFLLFGTGWGLTAPVVEQADFRLEPIFGIANDGYNHLSVRSAVAIYLDRLARASGSI
- a CDS encoding 3',5'-cyclic-nucleotide phosphodiesterase, encoding MKIQVLGGHGGLAKGFATTSYLIDDTLLIDAGAVASMLSVEEQCRIEHILISHCHLDHTKDLAFICDNCFGLKPRPFEVFTHATVKDIIKKHLLNDIIWPDFTKLPNAEKPTMRINTVESETTFKLGEYSVTPVKVNHDYDAMGFIIEKGDSAVLFTLDTGPTERIWEVAKGLKNLKAIFTEVSFPDELQKVADVSNHLTPQTLRDELKKMPANVPVMLTHLKPNYQKEILLQMEKLGEKRIHVLDQDGSVFNF
- the rsmI gene encoding 16S rRNA (cytidine(1402)-2'-O)-methyltransferase, whose amino-acid sequence is MGKIILLNTPIGNLGDMTPRVSEALKTGVQFAVEDTRVFKDLLNHIGVSLQGKRIVSLHDQSEGTQIGKLIEMARHDDLYVASEAGSPIVSDPAYPLVIAAYEQGIKVESYSGVSSPIMALELSGLPPIPFQFHGFLPRESGKRAKIFQNAGYGTHIFFEAPTRVEETLDELSEILPEAELAVVRELSKKFEQVIKLKAGEWKERKKEVNFKGEFIFLFHKKEESAAFSSEIRDLAQEIVATGATPKQTAKLLGLILDRPTKDIYSEISRGKRQD
- a CDS encoding STAS domain-containing protein — its product is MSMKANVLRDASGNIIVHMQGDLNYDHSLPLRNELQTIANDNPNAKITIDLGAIDFVGSSGICHFVETVKFLKENRKANVNLSNVKPEFLKIFRLYSINEADYVAELMNFDNDDTENLNTRFGNRNQTFEN
- a CDS encoding folylpolyglutamate synthase/dihydrofolate synthase family protein, giving the protein MRPGLDRIKRALAPILPKFQNTKIVIIAGTNGKGETTLRLSNLLKDHSHFTWTSPHIERITERFRSEKGEIDVDHLQALIDRCHETVLREKYELSFYEFLFYVFCTWAAENPPEYLLLEVGLGGRLDAVNVFDADLVLLPSISRDHQEILGRRYDQILEEKLGTLRPKSTLMSFVHLKYLRDRSRKIASRIGAAMIDMETLVNVPAYEFSLRNYLLATAAFCYLTNRVFRVEDWHQMPAPLEHRGEIFRDANEWMFFGSHNVDGMRKLIQFLQSGNYNFSKPPFDSVIVAFSDRNSADLKAMLKMLQASGLGKIVLTIFPHPKAAKKEVIAGLGTLEGLEFVEDIKSYVQGWNQKRVLVTGSYYFMGHLQSFLRGR
- a CDS encoding ribonuclease HII, whose product is MIELKLIPTFPQEIIATDEVGRGPLSGPVVVGAVRLYVENADALKALLKFLKPKGVTDSKKLTAENRLKILTKLGAHDLSFRKKNVLNLKGVDVSYVTWEMCHNTIDKENILAASLRGMKEASEFLSETEKNLTTVLIDGNMKLRWGTESSPWKEIPIVQGDSKSLLIGLASIIAKEKRDAYMKEMHELYPQYGFASNAGYPTKAHREALEVHGPCEIHRKTFKGVKEFVTT
- a CDS encoding ribonuclease HII — its product is MIELKLLSDFPQEIIALDEVGRSPLSGPVVIGAVRVMIHSAEELGLLVRSLRRNGVKDSKMLTHEHREELLQKFKAPVLNYREKRSFVWKGLEVQYVTWEMDHVIIDNENIFQASMRGMKEAAEFLASEDKSRTTVLIDGQSKLRWSGEPHPWREIPIVKGDAKSPLIGLASIIAKEKRDAFMREMHLLYPQYGFDSNFGYPTPFHRKAIEEHGPCLIHRKSFGKVKEFVVE
- the aroF gene encoding 3-deoxy-7-phosphoheptulonate synthase, which encodes MENNALNFRSNELFLIAGPCAVESENQLRTILMNENRPRLIRGGIHKMRTNAKSFQGMGDEGMEIVKKMKQEIPFDFITEVTDARQIEALLPITSVFQVGARNMYNYELLKELSRYGRPVILKRAFSATISEWLGAAEYLFNLGEKNIILCERGVRSFDNKLRNLLDLGSVIYLKKNTPFKIIVDPSHSMGLTPYVADAAYAAVAAGADGLIVEVHPEPAVALSDGQQALNIPQFDEMVQKLHKLAPIFGKELRM